TTTTAGGATCAGGTCAAAATCAAAATCAACAACAACTCTTTTGAAATTGCTATCTCTAGCAACTTGTATATTGATAGATTCAGGTTTTGATTCTAATTCTTCCTTAATAGCTTCGGTGACACAACCTACTACCTGATCAGTAACTACTTTAGGCATAGTGCTTCGGCCTTGAGATAGCTCAGCTGAAGATATAAGGGTAAGAGATTTACTATTGAGATCAGAATAAGGAACCATCAATCTACCCTGGATATTTCTCTTAGATTCTTTACAGGCAAATTGAGTGTGCTTTCTCTGATTACCTTTTCGGAATATCATAATAATGGCAGTTAATGCTACGTTAAGTGCCATTGATGCGATGATAAGTAGTGTGGCCATCTTTACAGTTCGTTTGAATATTTCAACTTCAGATCATCAATTGACTCGAAAATGCCGAGCTTAAAAAGGACTGCTGCATCGCGTTCTACTTGCGCCCCATTGGAGTAAGCCCATCCATCCAGAAGCAGGATGTCGGTACACTCTGTCAATACTTGAAAGCCCTTTTTGTAGAACTTTGGATCAGACGGATCTGAGGATTTAATCCCGATACAAAACTCATGTGGATTGCGAACATCAAAACCTAAAGCGTTGAGCTCTTCTTGTGCAGCATAAAATGCTTGTCTATTTAAATCAGGCTGACCACTTACTGGCCCTGCGATATATACGATTGGTGTTTCCATTGTTGTAATTTTTTTTAGTCAATAGTTCAGAACCCTCCCGGCTAAATGGGAGGAATAGAGGCGAAAAGAACGAGGTACTTTAGCCTGCCTTACCTTGACACGGGTTTCCTATGAAATGGGATTTGATAATACTGGGTAGATGCTTCCGCACACCAGCGAATAATTGGATAAATGG
The genomic region above belongs to Sphingobacterium zeae and contains:
- a CDS encoding DUF4406 domain-containing protein, with the translated sequence METPIVYIAGPVSGQPDLNRQAFYAAQEELNALGFDVRNPHEFCIGIKSSDPSDPKFYKKGFQVLTECTDILLLDGWAYSNGAQVERDAAVLFKLGIFESIDDLKLKYSNEL